A part of Procambarus clarkii isolate CNS0578487 chromosome 21, FALCON_Pclarkii_2.0, whole genome shotgun sequence genomic DNA contains:
- the LOC138367038 gene encoding uncharacterized protein: MKIHLCGKCIDQCGKCIDQCGKCIDQCGKCIDQSGKCIDQCGKCIDQCGKCIDQCGKCIDQCGKCIDQCGKCIDQCGKCIDQCGKCIDQSGKCIDQSGKCIDQCGKCIDQCGKCIDQCGKCVDQSGKSVFLE, encoded by the exons ATGAAAATCCatttg TGCGGCAAGTGTATTGACCAGTGCGGCAAGTGTATTGACCAGTGCGGCAAGTGTATTGACCAGTGCGGCAAGTGTATTGACCAGTCTGGCAAGTGTATTGACCAGTGCGGCAAGTGTATTGACCAGTGCGGCAAGTGTATTGACCAGTGCGGCAAGTGTATTGACCAGTGCGGCAAGTGTATTGACCAGTGTGGCAAGTGTATTGACCAGTGCGGCAAGTGTATTGACCAGTGCGGCAAGTGTATTGACCAGTCTGGCAAGTGTATTGACCAGTCTGGCAAGTGTATTGACCAGTGCGGCAAGTGTATTGACCAGTGCGGCAAGTGTATTGACCAGTGCGGCAAGTGTGTTGATCAGTCTGGTAAGAGTGTATTCCTAGAGTGA